The genomic stretch agggaagagagtGGGCTGGATGGGAAGTAGGGAAAGCCGCATACGTGAATTTAAGTCAGTCAAGCCATCCAGAACGCGATCACGCACTGAACTACTGGCCACCTGGCAGTAAGCATGAGTAATAATTTGTGATGCCGAAGTATCAAAGGGAAACTTTTGGAGAGGACACGTTTGGGATCAAGGGATGCAAACACCCCCGAACTCGGTCGTGTTTGCACCGGTGGTCCCTGCAGATCACGGGCCCATAAGGATGACTTTACTTGTACGTAGTATTGAGAACTCCCTTGACCTAATACCAAGGGTTATTTTAACACGAATAGAATGTTCCATATATTAAATGTTTAAGCCACTATATGTCATTGAAATCCGAATCATTCGACCATCCGGTCTCGTAAGATTCTCGAATCTCCCCCAGTCCATTGACGAGTGTTTCACGTTCATCGACGCCAATGATTCGTCCAGCAACTGTCTCCAACACTTTGATTCTTTCCGCTGTCCGAGAGGATGCAGTAAGTGCTGCGAGAACATTTATCTTGTTCTGCTTTGCACCCGAGAACATATGACTAGGGTAGCTATCAAGAATAGGGAATGCCAGGGGCGTGTGGAAACTGCCTAATGTTAGACGAGTACACTAATCACGTATAAAATGCTACGCTGGCTCTCACCTTTGGAACATTGGTGCTGAATTGTAGTAGCGCTGCTTCCGAGAGAGGCCAATATCCTCTTGAGCAACGGACCCCTTGTCCTGGTCAAGGTTGGTTCCACGCCAAACCTGAAGTTGGTTGAATATATGTGAGTTACTGCTTCCACGTCCATCGTAGGTAAAGTCCAATTCAAATTTTGCTTGAGATTTCGCGGCTCCCTGTTCCGAGGCATTTGTTTCAGTCAATGGTCCTTTAACGGGTAGGTGCTGTCTGTTGCCTCCATCGTCCGCGGTGACGGAGGATTGCAACTCAAATATTTTGTGAGTGCCGTCATCACCGGCTAAGGAGGACTCGAAGTCATGGAATTGCCGAAGACGGGTTGGGAGCGTAACGCTTTCCATAGCAGAGCTTATAAGTGCAGTAGTATGCCATTCGGAATGCGGGTCGAAATGCACTTTGCTTAGAGTGTGGCTAGGCGGATCAATAATTGGCGTATACAGTGATGACTGGGGAGAGATGCTGTATATCGTCCGGGCTTTATTCATATCCCGTTTAAGTTGGGTTTGCTGAGATCAGGAGCAAATTAGGTCCATTGCAGAGCTAAAAGAAGAATAACTCACTCGAGACACCCTTGATCCACCTTCAATCGCCCATACCCAGATAGACTTTTTGCCAAATTCATCTCGCAGCCTGTCGACATATCTAGCAGAGAAACCACCCCAAGCATCATCAGAACTTGTGAACAATTGAATTGCACGTAATTGATCACACTCCTCCGCGAATGGTCTCACATCTCTATCCAGAAGATCATGCTCTTTGTCAAGGTCACTAAACAAATCTTCTCCGACACTCCAATCTTCGAAAGGCATAATCATGCTGTTCAGCTCATAATCATTCAACTGAACAATGGAACGGGGGTGATAAAAGAGGCGATTATAATCAGACCAGTACCGAACTGTTTCGGTTGTAAGTTTGGGAGCAGGGAGCCCTGCATCTAGATTCTTCTGGTAGTCGCTTTGAGAGATTGGTGTCTGTTGTTGTATGACTTCTTTCCCATCCCATAAGCCTTGGCCGAGGTTTGCATCCTCGGTCAATTCATACAAAGCGTTATACTTTCGAAGAGTACCAAAAGCGCCTTTTAAGTCATATATTACTGTCCTAGGGGTGAAGGTTTCTGTCCCATCTGCACCCACACCAGGACGAAAATGGACGTCATGGTCCACCGGagattcctcttctccattgtaGGTAAAATAAGACTCCTGTCATTTCCAAGTTATTTGAGCAGTGCTCGATGAAATGTGTTTGGACCATTAACTTTAGATAATATGTACCTGGAGATTCCAGAAATGAGTAGCCAAATAATTGGCCCGCTGCCCTAGTTGAAGGGTAACGATTTCATGCATGCTTAACTATTAGTGCGCGCACAGTGACATTATTagcacacacacacacacacattTATTAGATAACTTAAGGGCTAtaaagtacatacatggtAGAGGTCCGGTAGAAGCTGAGATTGTATCAACGAATATGAATTAGTCCAAGTGCGAGTGTATCTGCTTCTCAAGAAGAAACCCTATACAAATTTAAATGGAATTATTGCTAGTATTGCAAACGATACCGCATCACGAACGCACGGACCAGGGGGTGGGATTCTCGCTTCCAATTACGGTTTAATGTCCACCACATTCCGCGTGATAACTCTAGACCACATTTGGCAAAGACTGGTAGTCAAGGGCAACGATCACATGATGTGCCTTGGGTGGGCAATAAACAAGCTAAGAGGCGTTGTTGTGGGTGCGTCACCGATAGGGATCAACCGAACACCTCCACAACGATCGATTAACGACGGGTCTTGTTTTTCCATTAATACTCCTTCTCCCACGGCAGACTGTCATGCCCAAACTGGGGGTACACTTTCACCCAACTCACCGGATCATATATAGTACTGGAGCATGGACTCCCCATCAAGCGTCATGTCTAGCCCTTCAAAGGTGTTCAATAATCCTCTGTCAAGCCCAACGAAAGCGCTGAACCCTCTTTCACCGGAGCGGCTGAATCAGCAAACGTATCCCAACTCACCAACGTTACCTAATGACGTACGCAATATGCAGCGGAAGCCTAGAGGTTTATCAGATGTCCAAGCCAAGGTTGCGTATTTGAACAATCTATCCCGAGGGAACAGTCCAGCAGCGCCTTCGACACAGTCATCTGCCGGAGCCTCAGCAGCTCTTCAACGTGCTATCCTAGGCCGTGAGGAGGCGGAGTCCGCACTGGACAATGTTTCTGCCCAACTTTCGGAAGCCCAGTCTCGTGAGCGTCGCATCAGTGAGAGACTCGAATCgttgctggaagagctgcaGACTGCAAAGACACGACAAGCCCACGAAAGAGCAGTATTTGAGAAGGAAATACGGAAGGCCAGAAAAGAGGCTTTTCGCGCAGGGTCTGTATTGGTGAAAACTCAGGAAGAATTAAAACAAGCAAGATCTGAGGCCAAAGTGTTAAAGGATGAGGTCCAGTCAGAGCgggaagcgaaggaaaaggcgAAGCAAGAGGCGTTCGAGCGCGCCTACACACTTGCAGGTCTCATGGAGGAAATAGAGGTATTGAAAGGACGCTTGCGAACGGCAGAAGCGAAAAGCCATGCGGTTACTCTGGAAGCACGTGCCCATAAGATGCACAAAGGAGATGTTGGAAGAGTATCACTAGCAGAAGGCGACCTTGCATTTCTTCAAACGCCTACGCCTCGAAGACCGAAACGATCAGCAGAAGAATCCGAGGACACGCCATTGGAAAGTCGTTTCAACCACTCTGTTGCCCAAGATACCCCTCCAAAGAGGCCAAGGGTCTCCGATGTCACACCTCGGAACGAAATGCAAAAGTTGGACTCGCCGGAAGCGAACGGTGACAGTATTCACGAATTACAAGTACAATTAGAATCCGAACGACAACTGAGGGTCAACGCGGAAGATATGATAGAGTTCCTGAAAGTGGAATGCATGTTCAAACGATGCACTTGTCGtatcgaagaagagcgagaaaagaGCCACATTCAAGATACGACAGAACACGCAACCAAGAAACTTGATGGTGCCCGCAAACACATCGACAAAGATGAACATGCAGGCGCCAACCCGCATATCGAAAACTCCCCACCCTCTCCCGATAAAAGCTCTGGTCAACCTATCGAGTCCGCTGAAGAaccagaaa from Aspergillus oryzae RIB40 DNA, chromosome 1 encodes the following:
- a CDS encoding uncharacterized protein (predicted protein), whose product is MSSPSKVFNNPLSSPTKALNPLSPERLNQQTYPNSPTLPNDVRNMQRKPRGLSDVQAKVAYLNNLSRGNSPAAPSTQSSAGASAALQRAILGREEAESALDNVSAQLSEAQSRERRISERLESLLEELQTAKTRQAHERAVFEKEIRKARKEAFRAGSVLVKTQEELKQARSEAKVLKDEVQSEREAKEKAKQEAFERAYTLAGLMEEIEVLKGRLRTAEAKSHAVTLEARAHKMHKGDVGRVSLAEGDLAFLQTPTPRRPKRSAEESEDTPLESRFNHSVAQDTPPKRPRVSDVTPRNEMQKLDSPEANGDSIHELQVQLESERQLRVNAEDMIEFLKVECMFKRCTCRIEEEREKSHIQDTTEHATKKLDGARKHIDKDEHAGANPHIENSPPSPDKSSGQPIESAEEPETEDQPQPEETTITFSPATGTFHTIPSPIRRSPTKKLEYDIVELPQLVAENQSTPQPQITSPLAKYDVPWDETPFEAVHEIQARAPLSPSRVRPSPAASDVPWDSEVPEQHRFEGNIDGHDSIRRIPLRNESVEPDHLHDVPGTPIDREEALAQIRARRGRTNNMKRSVSANESTLCAGGIGVTPVRAARRIPAVQNPDGRYSEIRSRRDMSAPVRMFHR
- a CDS encoding misato family protein (members of tubulin/FtsZ family) yields the protein MHEIVTLQLGQRANYLATHFWNLQESYFTYNGEEESPVDHDVHFRPGVGADGTETFTPRTVIYDLKGAFGTLRKYNALYELTEDANLGQGLWDGKEVIQQQTPISQSDYQKNLDAGLPAPKLTTETVRYWSDYNRLFYHPRSIVQLNDYELNSMIMPFEDWSVGEDLFSDLDKEHDLLDRDVRPFAEECDQLRAIQLFTSSDDAWGGFSARYVDRLRDEFGKKSIWVWAIEGGSRVSRQTQLKRDMNKARTIYSISPQSSLYTPIIDPPSHTLSKVHFDPHSEWHTTALISSAMESVTLPTRLRQFHDFESSLAGDDGTHKIFELQSSVTADDGGNRQHLPVKGPLTETNASEQGAAKSQAKFELDFTYDGRGSSNSHIFNQLQVWRGTNLDQDKGSVAQEDIGLSRKQRYYNSAPMFQSYPSHMFSGAKQNKINVLAALTASSRTAERIKVLETVAGRIIGVDERETLVNGLGEIRESYETGWSNDSDFNDI